The Deinococcus multiflagellatus genome includes the window GACGAAATCGGTCAGGGCCTGACCCTGGTGGACTTCTGGGCGCCCTGGTGTGGCCCCTGCCGCATCATTGCGCCGGTGATCGAGGAACTGGCCAGCCAGTACGAGGGCCGCGTGAAGATCGCCAAACTGAACGTGGACGAAAACCCCGTCACCCAGGGCCAGTACCGCGTGATGAGCATCCCCACCCTGATCCTGTTTAAAGACGGCCAGCCGGTCGAAGGCGTGGTGGGCGCCCAGCCCAAGCGCGCGTTTGAAGCCCTGCTGGACAAGCACAGCGCCGAGATCGCCAGCGCCTAAGCCGCACAGAAAGCCGCCCCCGCCGTACGGTGCGGGGGCGGCTTTCTGTGGCCTGGGGCGGTTGGTTCAGAAGCGCACGACTTCAGGAGGGGTCCAGGCGTGCAGGGCCTCGGACAGCAGCACCTCGCCCTCGGGCCAGTCGCCGTGGCCGCTGGCCACGTTGATGTGCCCCGCCTCGCCTGCCGAGACCAGTTCGGCGCCCCAGGCCGCCGCCAGCTCCTCGGCACGCGCGAAGGTGGTGTAGGGGTCGTTCTCGCTGGCGACCACCAGCGCCGGGAAGGGCAGCTCGGTCAGGGGCAGTGGGGCCAGGGCGCGCACCGCCGGGTACAGGGCTGCGGTCTGGGGCGCCTCGGCATCGGTGGGGCCCACCAGCAGGGCGCCGCGTACCCGCCCATGCCCCCCGGTTTGCGCGGCCCAGTGCACGATGGTCAGCACCCCACACGAATGGCCCACCAGAATCAGCTCGCCCGGCGTGGCCTCAATGGTCTCCTGCAGCCGCGCGGCCCAGGCCCCGGGGGTGGGCTGGTCCGGGTCGTCCTGGCGCACGCGGGCGGCGCCGAACTTGTGCTGCCAGCGGGTCTGCCAGTGGTCGGGGCCGCTGTCGCCCAGGCCGGGCACGATCACGAGGGTGGGGGTCATGCCTGTCAAGGTACGGCCTGCGGGTCAGGCGGAAGGCCAGGAGGTGCAGACGGGCGCTGCGCCTGAGAGCGACTGCCACTTCCTTCCTACAGTCAAAAGGCGGCCCCCATTCCGTAGGCGCCGCTGTCCTTCTCGGCCACCTACTCCGTTCGCCTTGCAGACGTTGAAGGGAAAACCCGGGGCGACTCTGGGTTCCGCTTTGAAAGGGAAAACCCAAGGCGTTTCGTCTCCCTCGGACCAACAAGGGCGTACGCGGCACTCGGTGTTACCTACCGAACGGACCTCCCCTTTAGCCCACGAAAGAAGCAGAGCCCGTCAAGACTCTGCCTGCTGTTCCTGCGCCCTAATCCAGCGCCGGATCGTCCTCGTCGGGGTCCTCGCCGTCGCCCAGAGGGGTGATGCTTACCTCTTCATGGGTCACGCGGTACGGCCCTTCCTTGGCAATGTAATCGGCGGCCATGCGCAGGGTTTCTTCCACCCAGCCGTAATCGTTGCTGATGGTCGCCACGCCGATCACTTCCCAGTCGTGGGCGTTCAGGCCGTCCAGGCGCGCGACGGTGAGAGGAAAACGGACCTTCAGGCGTTCCACCACCGGGCGCACCAGGGCGCGTTTTTCTTTCAGGTTGCCCACCCAGGGCATCTCCACCCGGATGGTGAGCACCCCCACGTAGCCCAGGGCCACGGGGCCTTAGAGCATGCCGGCCAGGAACCCCTGACGGCGCACGGCGCGCACAAGGTCCATGACGGTCAGCTGCGAGGGGTCGTAGTGCACTTCAATCTGGCCTTCGTCCGGCGTGGCCTTGACCACCCCAGGCAGGGCAGCCAGGGCTTCGGAAACGGTGGTGCCGGCTTCGCGGCTCATGCCGCGCACGCCCAGCAGTACGCGGGTGGCTTTGTTCGTCATGCCGCCCAGTATACCGGCGCGAGGTCTGGGCCCAGATGCCCGAATGGGGGCAGTGCGCGAAGAGGCCGGTTGACCAAATGCCTAAGCGAGCCGGAGCCGCGCTAAGGAAACGGGGCGCCGGGTAGGGTCCATCCCCCACGCCCGCATGAAGCCGCTGTCCCTGCTCGCCACCGCCTGCTCAGTCTTGTGGAGCCAACCGCTCACCGGGGGCGGTCTTGGCGCGGGTGCCCAGGTGGCAGACCGCGTACTGCCCGGTCACCACCGCTTCCTCCTGCGCCGCCGCCCCGACCAGTGCCGGGGGCAGGGGAAAATGCACCTCGTAGACGGCGGTGTCGTAGGCGCTCTTGACCACGGCGTGCAGCAGTCCGCTGGCCACCTCGGGGCCCGCCCCGGGGTTCAGGCTGAGGGTACGCACCAGCACAATGGGGCGGTCCCCCTGCCACACCGACTGCGCAAAAACAAAGCCGTGCAGGTCGCCCCCCAGTTCGGCCACGAAGGAATGTTCGCTGCGCTCGTAGAACTTCAGGGCGGCGAGGCTGGTGTGAAGGCGGCCATCGCGTTCGCGCTCGGGCAGGGTGTCGAAGGCGGGGTCGGCGCCGCGCTGCGCGTTCAGGTCCAGGGCCTGCAGGGCCTCGTAATCGTGCTCGGTGAAGGTGCGGTAACGCATGGGCCCAGGCTAGGGCATGGGGGCGGTGGGGCGCGTGGCGGCCCCGGCCGCTTCAACCTCGGGCCACAGGGGCATGGCGGCCTGGGCGCCGCGCCGGGTGCAGGCCAGGGCCGCCGCTACGCCTGCCCAGTGCAGGGCGTGGGGCAAAGGATCACCCGACTGCAGGCGGGCGGCCAGCACCCCGCAGAAGGTGTCGCCCGCCCCGGTGGTGTCGGTCACGGCCACCGGGTGCGCGGGCAGGACGTGGGTCGCTCCGGCGGTCACGGTCACGCTGCCCCGGGCGCCCAGGGTCACCGTTACGGCTTCCGGGCCCCGGGCCAGCAGGGCGCGGGCCTGCACGCCGACCTCGCCTTCACCGCCCGCCAGGGCCGACAGTTCGTGCTCGTTGACGATCAGGTGATGGGTGGCCGCCAGCAGTTCGGGCGCCGTGTCCCGGCTGGGGGCCGCATTCAGCAGCACCCGCAGGCCTGCCGTCCGGGCGCGCTGGGCCGCCGACAGCGTCACAGCCGGGGGCAACTCTTGTTGCAGCAGCAGGTGGCTGTAAGGCCTCAGGTCGCTGGGCAGGTGGGCCGCTTCCAGCCCCGCATTGGCGCCACTGGCCACTGTGATGGCATTTTCACCGCCCGAGGCCACCGTGATGAGGGCCACCCCAGTGGCGCCAGGGACCGCGCGCACACCCTCCAGATTCACGCCCGCCGCCTGCAGCAGGTGCAGGGCCTGTGCGGCAAAAGCGTCCTGGCCCACCGCCCCCACCAGTGAGACTGACGCCCCAGCCCGCGCTGCCGCCAGCGCCTGATTGGCGCCCTTGCCGCCCGGGGACACCTGCAACTCGCCGCCCAGCACCGTTTCGCCGGGTGCGGGAATGCGCGGGGCGGCCACCGTCAGGTCCACGTTCAGGCTGCCCACCACCAGCACGCCCGGCACGCTCAGAGCCCCTGGGTTTCTTCGGGGTAGCGCGCCTGCCACAGCGCCCAGCCTTCTTCTGGAAAGGCGCGCTTGGCTTCGGGGGCAAACAGCAGGGCGCCCTCGCGTTCCAGCGCGGGGTCGGGGGTGGGCACCACCTGGGTCTGCTGCATGGCGGGGTGGTCTTCCCAGCGCAGCAGGCGCCCAGAGCCGCCCCAGGGATCGGCGGTGGCCCACACCACGCGCCCCACGCCCAGCAGCGCGCTGGCGCCGCCGCACATCAGGCAGGGCTCCAGGCTGCTGTACAGGGTCAGGGTCTCGGGGTCTTCCAGCTTGCCCACCTGAAAAAACACGTCCATCTCGGCGTGGGCCACGCTGGCGCCGCCCACATGGTCGGCGGTTTGCGCCTGCCCCACGCGGTTGTGGCCGCGCGCCAGCACCTCGCCCTGGGCACTGACCAGCAGGGCCCCCACGGGCGCGCTGCCCGCCGCCTGCCCCTGACGGGCCAGCGCCAGCGCTTCTTTCAGGTACGCAACATGATCCAGCTGTGGCAATTCAGGCATGGCCCCAGTGTGCCAGCCGCGCCCCCCCTTCCCCCAGCCGGGGCATAGGGTGAAATTCTTGAACCTTGCCCGGTTTAGCTTATACTGAGTTCAATTTCAGTTTCGGCTCATCCGCCCACTGGCCGCAGCGCCCCGGTGCCCTTCCCGCCGCCCCGGGCCTCTCCCCTTCTCCACAGGAGCGCCCCATGACCCAGCCCCTTGCCCGTCCCTGGCTCAGCCGTTACGAAGCGGGTGTGCCGCAGCACTTTGTGCCCAGCGGCCTGACCCTGCCGCAGCTGCTTGAACGCACCGCCAGCAAGTACCCTGACCGCACCGCCCTGACCTTTCTGGGGGCCAAGCTCTCATACCGCCAGCTGTGGCAAGACGCCCAGCGCTTTGCTTCGGCGCTGCAGAAGCTGGGGGTGAGGCCCGGCGACCGGGTGTCCATCATGCTGCCCAACACGCCGCAGTTCGTGGTGGCCTTTTACGGCACGCTGCTGGCGGGGGGCGTGGCGGTCAACACCAGCCCCATGTACACCTCCAGCGAACTGGAGCACCAGCTTACCGACAGCGGCAGCGAAACCCTGGTGATGCTGGACGCCTTTTATCCCCGCTACGCCGCCGTGGCGGGCCGCGTGCCGGTCAAGCGGGTGCTGGTCACGGGGGTGCAAGACGCCCTGCCGTTTCCCAAGAACCTGCTGTACCCGGTCAAGGCGCGCAAGGAAGGCACCTGGGTCAAGGTGCCCTACGCCGAGCGGGTGCTGGCCATGGGCAAGGTTGTGGCCTCGCAGGCCCCCAGCCCCCAACCGGTGAAGAGCGCGCCCGAAGACGTGGCGCTGCTGCAGTACACCGGCGGCACCACGGGCGTGCCCAAGGGCGCCATGCTGACCCACCGCAATCTCGTGGCCAACTGCGAGCAGGCCCGGGGCTGGATGACCGATCTGCGCGAGGGGCAGGAGGTGACGCTGGCGGCCATTCCGTTTTTCCATGTGTACGGCATGACGGTCGCCATGAACCTGAGCATCCTGATTGGCGCGACCATTGCGCTGGTGCCCAATCCGCGCGACCTGAAGATGGTGCTCTCGCAGATCACGGCCTCGGGGGCCACGCTGTTTCCCGGCGTGCCCACGCTGTACAACGCCATCAACAACCACCCCGACACGCCCAAGCACGACCTGACCTCTATTCGCGCCTGTATCAGCGGCAGCGCGCCGCTGCTGCTGGAAACCGCGCGGCGCTTCAAGGAGATCACGGGCGGCGCCAATCTGGTGGAGGGCTACGGGCTGACCGAAGCCAGCCCCATCACGCACACCAACCCCATTTTCGGGAACCAGAAAGAAGGCAGCATCGGCCTGCCCATGCCGGGCGTGGACGCCGTGGTCGTGGACGACAGTGGCCAGCCGGTGCAGCCGGGCGAGGTGGGCGAGCTGTGGGTGGCCGGGCCCATGATCATGAAGGGCTACTGGCAGCGCCCCGATGAAACCGCCAAAACGCTGCGCGAGGCGTTTGGCAAGACCTGGCTGATGACCGGCGATATGGCCGTGATGGACGAGCAGGGCTATTTCCGCATTGTGGACCGCAAGAAGGACCTGATTATCGCGGGCGGCTTTAACATCTACCCCCGCGAGGTGGAAGAGGCCCTGATGACCCACCCGGCGGTGCTGGAAGCGGCGGCCGTGGGCCTGCCCGACGAGTACCGCGGCGAGAGCGTGCACGCTGTGGTGGCCCTGAAACCCGGCCAGAGCGCCACCGAAGCCGACCTGATCGCCCACTGCAAGGGGCTGCTGAGCGCCTACAAGGTGCCCCGCAGCGTGGAGTTCCGCGCCGAACTGCCCAAGACGGCCGCCATGAAGATCCTGCGCCGCCAGCTGGCCCAGGAGGCCAAGGCTGCGCGGGCGGCCACCAAAGCGAGTGCTTAAAGAGGGGTGGAGGCCGTAGGGTGTGGGCTGTAGGACAACCAGGGGCCCGGCGCAACAGCGGCCGGGCCCTTTGCTGTTCTTTTCTGTTGTTCCCTACATCCTACAGCCCACGACCCACACCCCCCGCCAGCGGCGCGTAGGCCACCGCGCCCTCGCTGAGCGCACTGGGGGCGCGCCCGGCCTGGATGGCAGCGGCGGCGGCCAGGGCGATCATGGCGCCGTTGTCGGTGTTCAGGCCCGGGCCCGGAAAGACCACGTGCAGGCCCGTAGCGGCGAAGGCTTCACGCAGGGCCCGGTTGGCGGCCACCCCGCCAGACACCACCACCGTGCCGCGCCCGGTGACCTCGGCGGCGCGGACGGTGGTTTTGACCAGGGTCTGCACGGCCGCGCGCTGAAAACTGGCGGCCAGATCGTCGGGGGCGGCACCTGCCCGGTGGGCCAGCAGGGCCGCCGTTTTCAGGCCGCTGAAGCTGAAGTCAAAGCCGCTCTGGCCCTTCAGGGGTTCTTTGAACGGCACCGCGTCCGGGTTGCCGCGCCCCGCCGCCGCCGAGATGGCCGGGCCGCCGGGGTAGCCCAGGCCCGCCAGCCGGGCCACCTTGTCAAAGGCTTCCCCCGCCGCGTCGTCGCGCGTGGCGCCGATCAGCACGTATTCGCCGTCGCGGGGCACGTCGAACAGGTGCGTGTGGCCGCCGCTCACCACCAGCGCGAGGTAAGGCGGGCGCAGCTCGGCGTCGCTGGCTGCCGCGTAAATGTGGCCTTCAAGGTGATGGGCGGCGTAAAAGGGCACATCCAGCGCCTGGGCCAGCCCCTTGCCGTACATCAGCCCCACCAGCAGGGCGCCCACCAGCCCCGGGCCCGAGGTGGCGGCCACCGCGCTGATGCTGGCCAGGTCCAGGCCCGCTTCCGACAGGGCCTCGCCCACAATCGCGTCAATGCGCTCCACGTGCTCGCGGCTGGCCAGCTCGGGCATCACGCCGCCGTACTGCGCATGCACTGTCTGGGACCACACCCGGTTGGCGCGCACCTGCACGGCCCCGCCGCACAGTTCCACAATGCCCACCCCTGTGTCGTCGCAGGACGTGTCAATCCCCAGAATGAACCGGGGCTCGGGAAACGCGGCGGGCGAGGGGACGTGGGGTTCGCTCACCGGCGGAGTGTAGCAGGGGCGCCCCGGCCTGTTCCGGCGGCGGCCCCACAAAGCCCGGGGCTGACCCGCGCCCCTCTACCGCTGCTGGTCGCGCACGGCCGCCAGCGTCTCTTCAAACTCGTCCAGAAACTCGTCTTCCAGCAGGCGGTCGCGGATCAGGGCGTCCTGCTCAGTGGTGGCCTGTTCGCGCGCCCAGCGCACCCGCGCCTGCCGGGCGCCGCTCACGTTGCCTTTGCCCGCGATAAAGCGCGCCGCGTGCCGGATGGCGGCCACCGGGTCCTCGGTGGGGGCCGTCACCGAGAGGTTGCGCAGGCCGCCCTGGTCGTTCACCAGAGAACACGTGACCTCGACGCGCAGGCCACGCCGAGCCAGAAACACCTGATCCACCCGCCACATGCTGGTGGCGCGGATGGGCTCCGGGGCACGCAGGGGCCTACGCCGGGCCACGGCCCCCCCCAGGCGGGGTCCAGTCACGCGCCGCTTCCAGGCCCAGCAGGACGCGCCCCGCGCCTTCGGCCAGGGCTTCGAGTTCCACCTCGCCGGGAATGATAAACACCGGCGCGATCCAGGCCACCCGGCGCTCAATGCGGTCCATCAGTTCGTCCCAGCGCGCAATGCCGCCGGTCAGGACAAGGGCGTCGGGGCGGGCACTCAGGGCGCCGGTCTGCTCGCCCACCGCCTTGGCCACCTGGTGCACAAAGGCGCCCATGGCCGCCTGCACGTCTGGATCGCTGGGCGCCCGGGCTTCGAGGTCCCGCAGGTTCGCGCTGCCCGTCAGCGCCAGAAAGCCCCCCTCGCTGGCGAGGTGGGTCAGGGCGCGCTCGCCCAGATCGGCCCCCAGACGCAGCAGGGCGCGCGCCGGCACCGGGCCGCTTTGCATGGCGCCCAGCGGGCCGCCATCAGCGCCGGCCCCGGTGGTATCGATGGCCCGGCCCTGGTCAAAGGCGGTCACACTGGTGGTGGCCCCCAGGTGCGCCACGACCACCCGCGCCTCGTGGAAGCGCTTGCCCACCTCGTGCGCGGCGCGCCGGGCCACTGCGCGGGCGTTGAGCGCGTGAAATTCGCCCCGGCGCCGCACGCCGCGCAGGCCCGTCAGCCGGGCTTCGGGCAGCAGTTCATCGGCGCTCTGCGGGTCCACGATAAAGGCGGGCACGCCGCGCACCTGCGCCAGCGCCAGCGCCAGCGGGCCGCCCAGGTTGGGGGGCTCCTGGGCGCCCTCCCCCTGCACGGCGTAGGCGGCCAGGGCCTCGGTGACGCGGTAGGTCCCGGTGGGGACCCGGCCAATAAAGCCGCCCCGGCCCACCACGGCGTGTGGGGCTGGCCAGTCAGCGGTCAGGGCCATGATGGCCTGGGTGAGCGCGGGCACGGCCCCAGCCGTGGGGGGCGCGTGCAGCGGCAGTTCCGCGCGGGTCAGCTGCAGGCGCAGTTGCCCCGGCAGCGCGGGGTTCGCGCTGGGCTCAAGGGTGGCGCAGGCGAGCTTGACCCCGCTGCTGCCCGGATTGATCACGTGGGCGATCACAACGGCCGCAGCGTAGCAGACCCGGTGCGTGGGCGGGGGGGGGCGCGTCCCCACAGGACCGCGCGCCCCCCCGCCCAGGCCCCACGCTCAGGCGCTGGGTTCAATCAGGCCGTAGTGCCCGTCCTTGCGGCGGTAGACCACGCCGCAGATGCCCGTTTTCATGTTCATGAACACGTAAAAATCGTGGCCCAGGGCTTCCATCTGGGCCACAGCGTCCTCGGGGCTCATGGGGCGCATCTCAAAGCGCTTCTGGCGCACAATTTCCGGCTGGAATTCGCTCACATCGTCCAGGCCGGCTTCCACATCGGCCTCGGCCGGGCCGGGCTCGGGCTGGGGCGCGGCGTCGTGGCGGTGCTTGAGGTACCGGGTCTTGAACTTGCGCAGCTGGCGCTCCAGCACGTCGCTGGCGCGGTCAATGGCGGCGTACATGTCGGCGTGGTGCTCCTCGGCGCGAATAATGCCGTGGGGCACGTTGAGCTGCACTTCCACGCGGTTGCGGCGGGCGGCGTCGCGCACGTCGCGCACGGTGAGGGTCACCCGCGCGTCGGTAATCTGGTCGTTGAAACGGTCCAGCCGGGAGAGCTTTTCCTCCACGTAGTCCCGCATGGCATCAGTCACTTCGACGTTCCGGCCCGACAGCTTATAGATGTGCACGGCTTTCACCTCTTCCTTTTCCCGGAGGGTGGGGTTGCGCTCCGGTGCCCCCACTCTAGGCCCGGGGTCATGAGACTGTCATGCGAGCACCTTACAGCGCCCGCCGCGTCTTCCGGGGTATGCTCCGGAGTGGAGCGGCGCCCCCCCAAGCGGGTGAAGGCCCCTTTCATGGTGGCGCGACCGGCACGGCGGTACACTGGGCACGTGAAGGTGGACCGCCACGAACAGGACGAGGCCCGGCGCGAGCGCATTGCCCGCGCGGCCTTTGAGCTGTTTGCCCGCAGTGGGCTGGAAGAGATCAGCGCGCAGGACATCGCCCGCGCGGCGTATGTGAGCCGAACCAACCTGTACCGTTACTTTCCCAGCAAGGTGCACATGCTGCTGGCCCACTTTGAAAAGGCGGTGCAGGCCAGCCGCGACGACGCCCTGGAACGCCTGAAGGCGGGGGCCAACCCGCAACTGGTCTGGGACAAGGTCACGGCCCGCATGGCCGACCTGGGCGTGCGCTACCGGCACCTCGTGGGCGCGGTGGGGCAGGCCGTGCTGGGCGCCCCCCCCGAATCCCCAGGTGAACGCACCGATGCGCCTGCACGCCCCGGCGACGGCCTGCGGACCGCCCTGACGCTGGCGGCGCTGGTGCAGCCCGTGCTGCTGGCCATGCAGGCCCAGGGCCGCCTGCGCCCAGAAGCCAACACCCAACTGCTGAGCATGCTGCTGGTGGACGCTTTTATTCTGGCCCTGCTGCACGGCGGCCACCGCGACCAGCGCGAGGTGCTGCGCGACTGGCAGGAGCGCTTCAGCCTGCTGATGTACGGGGCCCTGAACCCAGATACGCCGCTGCGCGAGCGGGGCTAACCGTCAGTCCGGAGAAGAGGGTGGCCCGCAAGCCACCCTTCTCTGCCTGTCACAGACAGGGGTTTCTGGCATCCGCTGGACACCGGTTGACGCGGCGCACATGTACTTGTTTTCAGGTTCGCTGGGGCGTTCTGCTTGGGCCGGCGCGCCGCCGCATTGGGGCCACGGGGTCTGTGCCAGAACCTGTTTCCAGCCCAAAGGAATGCGAACCACCCGCCTCCGGCCAGCATGAAAACAGCCGGGCCACCCTCTGCCCGGCCTTTCTGATCACGCAGCGTCTACACCGGCGCTGTTTCTCCCTGCAGCGCCTCTACAAACGCCGCGCCGGTGCCGGCCCGCACCTCGTCCAGGGTGGCGCCGGGCATCAGCTCGGTGAGGGTCAGCACGCCACCCCGGAATTCAAAGACCGCCTTGTCGGTGATCACCATGTCCACCGCGCCGCGTGCAGTCAGGGGCAGGGTGCACTCGGGGACGATCTTGGGCGTGCCGTCGGGGTCGGTGTGGCTCATGGTGATGATCAGGCGCCGGGCGCCGCTGGCCAGATCCATCGCGCCGCCCACGCCCAGCAGCGGCTTGCCGGGCACCGCCCAGTTCGCCAGGTTGCCGCAGGCGTCCACCTGCAGGCCGCCCATCACGGCCACGTCCACATGCTTGCCCCGGATCATGGCAAAGGAGTCGGCGCTGTCAAAGTAGCTGGCGCCGGGCAGGGCGGTCACCGGAATCTTGCCCGCATTCACCGGGTAATCCAGCGCGCCGCCGTCTTCGGGGGCAGGGCCCACGCCCAGCATGCCGTTTTCGGTGTGCAGGTTCACGCCGTGTTCCGGGGTGATCAGGTCCGCCACCAGCGTGGGGATGCCGATGCCCAGGTTCACCACGTCGCCGCGCTTCAGTTCCTTCAGGGCGCGGCGGGCCATGTTCAGGCGGGCCTCGTCCACCTTCTTGGCGCTGCCCTTCACGCTGGCGCTGGAGCCCAGGTGTTCGGGCAGCAGCGGCGCCTGCACCAGATAGTCCACGTACAGCCCCGGCGTGTGCACCTGCTCGGGCGCAATGGTCCCCACTGGCACGATTTCCTCGACCTCGGCAATCACGAGGTCGGCGGCGGTGGCCATCGCCTTGTTGAAGTTCTGCTCGGTCAGGCGGTACTGGAGGTTGCCCGCCGTGTCGGCCCGCCACGCGCGCACAAAGGCCACGTCGCCGCGCAGGGCCGGCACAAAGATCATCTCCTGCCCATTCAGGGTGCGCACGTCGGCGTCCCCGGCGATCAGGGTGCCGGCGGCCGTGGGGGTGTAAAAGCCGCCCAGCCCGGCGCCCCCGGCCCGCAGCGCCTCGGCCAGCGTGCCCTGGGGCAGAAGGTGCACCTCCAGCCAGCCTTCCTGGTTGGCCTTGACCGCTTCGGGGTTGGAGGTGAAGTAGGAGCCCACCGCCCTGGCAATCTGGCGGTTGCGCAGCAGGCGACCGCCGCTCAGGCCCGGTTCAGAGACGTTGTTCGCCACGTAGGTCAGGCCCTGCACGTCGGTGTCGGCCAGCGCGTGCACGAGGTGGACCGGGTTGCCGGTCATGCCGAAGCCGCCCACCAGCAGGGTCTGGCCGCTGCGCACCTTGGCGGCGGCCTCCTGTGGGGTGATCACGGGGACGCTTTTCATGCTTCCACCCGTTCAATGATCGCGGCCTCACCCTGGCCCACGCCCACGCACAGGGTCGCCAGGCCGTACCGCCCCTCACGCCGGGCCAGTTCGTGGGTCAGGGCCACGATCAGGCGGGCGCCGCTCATGCCCAGCGGGTGCCCCAGGGCGATGGCGCCGCCGTTCACGTTCACCTTCTCCTCGGGCAGGTCCAGTTCGCGGATACAGGCCAGCGCCTGCACGGCAAAGGCCTCGTTCAGCTCGATCAGGTCCAGGTCGGCCACGCTCAGGCCGGTGCGCGCCAGCACCTTGCGGGTGGCGGGAATGGGGCCCAGACCCATCACGCGTGCGTCCACACCGGCCGAGGCGCCGCCCACCCAGCGGGCCAGCGGGGTCAGACCCAGTTCGCGCGCCTTAGCGGCCGACATCAGCACCAGGGCCGCCGCGCCGTCGTTCAGGCCACTGGCGTTGCCGGCGGTCACGCTGCCCCCCTTGCGAAAGGCCGGCTTGAGGCCCTGCAGGGTGGCTTCATCGGTGGCCAGGGCGTAGGTGTCGCCCTCCTTCTTCACGCGGGGATGCTCGTCGGTGTCCACGACGGTGACGCCCTTGCGGCCCTTCACCTCCACGGGCACGATCTGGCTTTTAAAG containing:
- the hpf gene encoding ribosome hibernation-promoting factor, HPF/YfiA family encodes the protein MHIYKLSGRNVEVTDAMRDYVEEKLSRLDRFNDQITDARVTLTVRDVRDAARRNRVEVQLNVPHGIIRAEEHHADMYAAIDRASDVLERQLRKFKTRYLKHRHDAAPQPEPGPAEADVEAGLDDVSEFQPEIVRQKRFEMRPMSPEDAVAQMEALGHDFYVFMNMKTGICGVVYRRKDGHYGLIEPSA
- the tsaD gene encoding tRNA (adenosine(37)-N6)-threonylcarbamoyltransferase complex transferase subunit TsaD is translated as MSEPHVPSPAAFPEPRFILGIDTSCDDTGVGIVELCGGAVQVRANRVWSQTVHAQYGGVMPELASREHVERIDAIVGEALSEAGLDLASISAVAATSGPGLVGALLVGLMYGKGLAQALDVPFYAAHHLEGHIYAAASDAELRPPYLALVVSGGHTHLFDVPRDGEYVLIGATRDDAAGEAFDKVARLAGLGYPGGPAISAAAGRGNPDAVPFKEPLKGQSGFDFSFSGLKTAALLAHRAGAAPDDLAASFQRAAVQTLVKTTVRAAEVTGRGTVVVSGGVAANRALREAFAATGLHVVFPGPGLNTDNGAMIALAAAAAIQAGRAPSALSEGAVAYAPLAGGVGRGL
- a CDS encoding DUF503 domain-containing protein, giving the protein MALGYVGVLTIRVEMPWVGNLKEKRALVRPVVERLKVRFPLTVARLDGLNAHDWEVIGVATISNDYGWVEETLRMAADYIAKEGPYRVTHEEVSITPLGDGEDPDEDDPALD
- a CDS encoding nucleoside deaminase; its protein translation is MPELPQLDHVAYLKEALALARQGQAAGSAPVGALLVSAQGEVLARGHNRVGQAQTADHVGGASVAHAEMDVFFQVGKLEDPETLTLYSSLEPCLMCGGASALLGVGRVVWATADPWGGSGRLLRWEDHPAMQQTQVVPTPDPALEREGALLFAPEAKRAFPEEGWALWQARYPEETQGL
- a CDS encoding heavy-metal-associated domain-containing protein; the protein is MTNKATRVLLGVRGMSREAGTTVSEALAALPGVVKATPDEGQIEVHYDPSQLTVMDLVRAVRRQGFLAGML
- the trxA gene encoding thioredoxin encodes the protein MPRRQAYSRSMKPVELTDSTFKDEIGQGLTLVDFWAPWCGPCRIIAPVIEELASQYEGRVKIAKLNVDENPVTQGQYRVMSIPTLILFKDGQPVEGVVGAQPKRAFEALLDKHSAEIASA
- a CDS encoding TetR/AcrR family transcriptional regulator, whose product is MKVDRHEQDEARRERIARAAFELFARSGLEEISAQDIARAAYVSRTNLYRYFPSKVHMLLAHFEKAVQASRDDALERLKAGANPQLVWDKVTARMADLGVRYRHLVGAVGQAVLGAPPESPGERTDAPARPGDGLRTALTLAALVQPVLLAMQAQGRLRPEANTQLLSMLLVDAFILALLHGGHRDQREVLRDWQERFSLLMYGALNPDTPLRERG
- a CDS encoding long-chain-fatty-acid--CoA ligase, whose amino-acid sequence is MTQPLARPWLSRYEAGVPQHFVPSGLTLPQLLERTASKYPDRTALTFLGAKLSYRQLWQDAQRFASALQKLGVRPGDRVSIMLPNTPQFVVAFYGTLLAGGVAVNTSPMYTSSELEHQLTDSGSETLVMLDAFYPRYAAVAGRVPVKRVLVTGVQDALPFPKNLLYPVKARKEGTWVKVPYAERVLAMGKVVASQAPSPQPVKSAPEDVALLQYTGGTTGVPKGAMLTHRNLVANCEQARGWMTDLREGQEVTLAAIPFFHVYGMTVAMNLSILIGATIALVPNPRDLKMVLSQITASGATLFPGVPTLYNAINNHPDTPKHDLTSIRACISGSAPLLLETARRFKEITGGANLVEGYGLTEASPITHTNPIFGNQKEGSIGLPMPGVDAVVVDDSGQPVQPGEVGELWVAGPMIMKGYWQRPDETAKTLREAFGKTWLMTGDMAVMDEQGYFRIVDRKKDLIIAGGFNIYPREVEEALMTHPAVLEAAAVGLPDEYRGESVHAVVALKPGQSATEADLIAHCKGLLSAYKVPRSVEFRAELPKTAAMKILRRQLAQEAKAARAATKASA
- a CDS encoding DUF1999 domain-containing protein, whose translation is MRYRTFTEHDYEALQALDLNAQRGADPAFDTLPERERDGRLHTSLAALKFYERSEHSFVAELGGDLHGFVFAQSVWQGDRPIVLVRTLSLNPGAGPEVASGLLHAVVKSAYDTAVYEVHFPLPPALVGAAAQEEAVVTGQYAVCHLGTRAKTAPGERLAPQD
- a CDS encoding ribokinase encodes the protein MPGVLVVGSLNVDLTVAAPRIPAPGETVLGGELQVSPGGKGANQALAAARAGASVSLVGAVGQDAFAAQALHLLQAAGVNLEGVRAVPGATGVALITVASGGENAITVASGANAGLEAAHLPSDLRPYSHLLLQQELPPAVTLSAAQRARTAGLRVLLNAAPSRDTAPELLAATHHLIVNEHELSALAGGEGEVGVQARALLARGPEAVTVTLGARGSVTVTAGATHVLPAHPVAVTDTTGAGDTFCGVLAARLQSGDPLPHALHWAGVAAALACTRRGAQAAMPLWPEVEAAGAATRPTAPMP
- a CDS encoding RBBP9/YdeN family alpha/beta hydrolase; this translates as MTPTLVIVPGLGDSGPDHWQTRWQHKFGAARVRQDDPDQPTPGAWAARLQETIEATPGELILVGHSCGVLTIVHWAAQTGGHGRVRGALLVGPTDAEAPQTAALYPAVRALAPLPLTELPFPALVVASENDPYTTFARAEELAAAWGAELVSAGEAGHINVASGHGDWPEGEVLLSEALHAWTPPEVVRF
- a CDS encoding butyrate kinase, with protein sequence MIAHVINPGSSGVKLACATLEPSANPALPGQLRLQLTRAELPLHAPPTAGAVPALTQAIMALTADWPAPHAVVGRGGFIGRVPTGTYRVTEALAAYAVQGEGAQEPPNLGGPLALALAQVRGVPAFIVDPQSADELLPEARLTGLRGVRRRGEFHALNARAVARRAAHEVGKRFHEARVVVAHLGATTSVTAFDQGRAIDTTGAGADGGPLGAMQSGPVPARALLRLGADLGERALTHLASEGGFLALTGSANLRDLEARAPSDPDVQAAMGAFVHQVAKAVGEQTGALSARPDALVLTGGIARWDELMDRIERRVAWIAPVFIIPGEVELEALAEGAGRVLLGLEAARDWTPPGGGRGPA